The Lepisosteus oculatus isolate fLepOcu1 chromosome 4, fLepOcu1.hap2, whole genome shotgun sequence genome window below encodes:
- the LOC138238130 gene encoding erythroid membrane-associated protein-like isoform X2 produces the protein MSSAIKDHIIHSLKSLDSDRLKRFKDKLIDMGGGGKFPRAEAINYDAIELATRLIAVYQEHGAVKKTITILHGIHENKVASDLESKIECDDSSDEDEDDDEDEDEDEETSKEMDELLKQLRRLAVELERCRPGEFERARRNAVDVTLDPRTAHPRLIVSRNGKQVRHGDIRQDLPDNPERFTSCVNVLGKDGITSGRHYWEVKVGKKTEWDLGVVRESIKRKGQITLSPEDGFWMVWLRDGSYKAITTPSVKLPLTMKPRKVGVYVDYEGGQVSFYNVEEESHIYTFTCNFREKIYPFFSPCKNDGGKNSAPLIITPVSPSE, from the exons ATGAGCTCAGCCATCAAGGACCACATCATCCACAGCCTGAAGAGTCTGGATTCAGACAGGTTGAAGAGATTTAAGGACAAGCTCATTGACATGGGAGGAGGAGGCAAGTTCCCTAGAGCAGAAGCAATCAACTATGATGCCATAGAGCTGGCAACACGTCTGATTGCTGTCTATCAGGAACACGGCGCTGTTAAAAAGACAATTACAATTCTGCATGGCATTCACGAAAACAAAGTCGCTTCAGATCTGGAAAGCAAGATAGAATGTG ATGACTCTTCTGATGAGGACgaggatgatgatgaagatgagGATGAGGACG AAGAGACTTCTAAAGAGATGG ATGAGCTTTTAAAACAACTGC GCCGGCTTGCTGTGGAGCTGG AAAGATGCAGACCTGGAG AATTTGAGAGGGCACGCAGGAATGCAG TGGACGTGACTCTGGACCCTAGAACAGCTCATCCCCGTCTCATTGTGTCTAGGAATGGGAAACAAGTCAGACATGGTGACATACGACAGGATCTCCCGGACAATCCAGAGagatttacttcctgtgtcaaTGTCCTGGGAAAGGATGGGATCACCTCAGGTcgacactactgggaggtgaAGGTTGGAAAGAAGACTGAGTGGGATTTAGGAGTTGTCAGAGAGTCTATCAAAAGGAAGGGGCAGATCACACTGAGTCCTGAGGATGGGTTCTGGATGGTGTGGTTGAGGGATGGAAGTTACAAAGCAATCACAACCCCTTCTGTCAAGCTACCCCTGACCATGAAGCCCCGGAAGGTGGGGGTGTATGTGGATTATGAGGGGGGGCAGGTCTCCTTTTACAATGTGGAGGAGGAGTCTCATATTTATACGTTCACTTGCAACTTCAGGGAGAAGATCTACCCTTTCTTCAGCCCCTGTAAAAATGATGGGGGTAAAAACTCAGCCCCACTGATCATCACTCCTGTCAGTCCCTCTGAGTGA
- the LOC138238130 gene encoding zinc-binding protein A33-like isoform X4, which produces MSSAIKDHIIHSLKSLDSDRLKRFKDKLIDMGGGGKFPRAEAINYDAIELATRLIAVYQEHGAVKKTITILHGIHENKVASDLESKIECDDSSDEDEDDDEDEDEDEETSKEMDELLKQLQFERARRNAVDVTLDPRTAHPRLIVSRNGKQVRHGDIRQDLPDNPERFTSCVNVLGKDGITSGRHYWEVKVGKKTEWDLGVVRESIKRKGQITLSPEDGFWMVWLRDGSYKAITTPSVKLPLTMKPRKVGVYVDYEGGQVSFYNVEEESHIYTFTCNFREKIYPFFSPCKNDGGKNSAPLIITPVSPSE; this is translated from the exons ATGAGCTCAGCCATCAAGGACCACATCATCCACAGCCTGAAGAGTCTGGATTCAGACAGGTTGAAGAGATTTAAGGACAAGCTCATTGACATGGGAGGAGGAGGCAAGTTCCCTAGAGCAGAAGCAATCAACTATGATGCCATAGAGCTGGCAACACGTCTGATTGCTGTCTATCAGGAACACGGCGCTGTTAAAAAGACAATTACAATTCTGCATGGCATTCACGAAAACAAAGTCGCTTCAGATCTGGAAAGCAAGATAGAATGTG ATGACTCTTCTGATGAGGACgaggatgatgatgaagatgagGATGAGGACG AAGAGACTTCTAAAGAGATGG ATGAGCTTTTAAAACAACTGC AATTTGAGAGGGCACGCAGGAATGCAG TGGACGTGACTCTGGACCCTAGAACAGCTCATCCCCGTCTCATTGTGTCTAGGAATGGGAAACAAGTCAGACATGGTGACATACGACAGGATCTCCCGGACAATCCAGAGagatttacttcctgtgtcaaTGTCCTGGGAAAGGATGGGATCACCTCAGGTcgacactactgggaggtgaAGGTTGGAAAGAAGACTGAGTGGGATTTAGGAGTTGTCAGAGAGTCTATCAAAAGGAAGGGGCAGATCACACTGAGTCCTGAGGATGGGTTCTGGATGGTGTGGTTGAGGGATGGAAGTTACAAAGCAATCACAACCCCTTCTGTCAAGCTACCCCTGACCATGAAGCCCCGGAAGGTGGGGGTGTATGTGGATTATGAGGGGGGGCAGGTCTCCTTTTACAATGTGGAGGAGGAGTCTCATATTTATACGTTCACTTGCAACTTCAGGGAGAAGATCTACCCTTTCTTCAGCCCCTGTAAAAATGATGGGGGTAAAAACTCAGCCCCACTGATCATCACTCCTGTCAGTCCCTCTGAGTGA